Proteins encoded by one window of Planktothrix tepida PCC 9214:
- a CDS encoding response regulator codes for MTTKRILIIDDDDGVRDIIQISLEVAAGWEVITACCGTEGLQLAQSEQPDAILLDVMMPDMDGATTFKRLQANPATQQIPTILLTAKAKMSEKQQFIGLGVTGVITKPFEAMDLVDQIRTLLRWTN; via the coding sequence ATGACCACAAAACGAATTTTAATTATTGATGATGATGATGGCGTGCGGGATATCATCCAAATTTCTCTGGAAGTTGCGGCGGGTTGGGAAGTGATTACGGCTTGTTGTGGCACTGAAGGATTACAGTTAGCCCAAAGCGAACAACCCGATGCGATTTTGTTGGATGTGATGATGCCTGACATGGATGGGGCAACGACGTTTAAACGTTTACAAGCTAACCCAGCAACTCAGCAAATTCCCACGATTTTGTTGACGGCTAAAGCTAAAATGAGTGAAAAACAACAATTTATTGGGCTAGGGGTAACGGGGGTGATTACTAAACCGTTTGAAGCGATGGATTTAGTGGATCAAATTCGCACCCTCTTACGATGGACAAACTAA
- a CDS encoding response regulator, whose product MRILLVEDDSSFATMIQELLSHHYYLVDVAYDGEMGWKLAEAFEYDLILLDLMLPKLDGLNFCKKRRQKDDRTPILLITGEDNSTTKVAGLDAGADDYLVKPFDLEELLARIRALLRRGHDALNPLIEWGLLNLDPSNCQVTYGNQCLNLTAKEYALLELFLRYPQRIFSQASLLDHLWSYDEPPSENAVRTHIKSLRKKLKNAGANEVIETIYGLGYRLKEMAENSLLVKSQPPVCNSKKTQSLNLNQIWQKQKYKYFERINIIENAVQSLKTNAYTLEIQQKALMEAHTLVGSLGAFGFKEASNLSRQIEQLLKAKYEKDELDYQYLSDLIQKIKDLLNHPLSEPSSSISPPPLPFPYLNAPKLLIVDDDQSLAEALVTEALAKGIMASATYSPEQARQKLQHNFSDVVLLDLSFPESTESGFELLAELAIQNPPIPVIVFTAQESFADRVKVARLGGRGFLQKPISPAEVIETVSKVLQKSQSNVDKLLIVDDNLEILDWLRTVLQPWGLQLILLDDPQQFWSTLEQSNPDLLILGIHLPGVSGVELCQVVRNDPKWNDLPVLMLSSQRDSEIVQQVFMAGADDYIQKPIVEPELIARVFNRLERSQLRRKIVAQCYLGTNPNPNPFKME is encoded by the coding sequence ATGAGAATTTTATTGGTAGAAGATGATTCAAGTTTTGCAACAATGATTCAAGAATTATTAAGTCACCACTATTATCTAGTGGATGTAGCTTATGATGGAGAAATGGGCTGGAAACTAGCAGAAGCTTTTGAATATGATCTGATTTTATTAGATTTGATGTTGCCTAAATTAGATGGTTTAAATTTTTGTAAAAAACGGCGACAAAAAGATGATCGCACCCCAATTTTATTAATCACAGGTGAAGATAATAGTACCACAAAAGTAGCGGGTTTAGATGCTGGGGCTGATGATTATCTGGTTAAACCCTTTGATTTAGAAGAATTATTAGCTCGAATTCGAGCTTTATTAAGACGAGGACATGATGCCTTAAATCCTTTAATAGAATGGGGGCTTCTGAATCTTGATCCTAGCAATTGTCAAGTCACTTATGGTAATCAATGCCTTAATTTGACGGCTAAAGAATATGCCTTATTAGAACTTTTTTTACGCTATCCGCAACGAATTTTTAGCCAAGCATCTCTGTTAGATCATCTGTGGTCTTATGATGAACCTCCATCCGAAAATGCGGTACGGACTCATATTAAAAGCCTGCGAAAAAAACTTAAAAATGCAGGGGCGAATGAAGTTATTGAAACGATTTATGGGTTAGGATATCGGTTAAAAGAAATGGCTGAAAACTCTTTATTAGTAAAATCTCAGCCTCCAGTTTGTAATTCCAAAAAAACTCAATCTTTAAATTTAAACCAAATTTGGCAGAAACAAAAATATAAATATTTTGAACGAATTAATATTATTGAGAATGCAGTGCAATCCTTAAAAACCAATGCTTACACCTTAGAAATTCAGCAAAAAGCCTTGATGGAAGCCCATACGCTGGTCGGTTCATTAGGAGCTTTTGGGTTTAAAGAAGCCTCTAATCTTTCTCGTCAAATCGAACAATTATTAAAAGCAAAATATGAAAAAGATGAATTGGATTATCAATATTTATCGGATTTAATTCAAAAAATTAAAGATCTCTTAAATCACCCCTTATCAGAACCTTCTTCTTCTATTTCACCCCCCCCTTTACCTTTTCCCTATTTAAACGCTCCTAAACTGTTAATTGTAGATGATGATCAAAGTTTAGCAGAAGCATTAGTCACCGAAGCACTGGCGAAGGGAATAATGGCTAGTGCCACCTATAGCCCAGAACAAGCCCGCCAGAAATTGCAACACAATTTCTCGGATGTTGTCCTTTTAGATTTAAGCTTTCCTGAGTCTACAGAATCGGGGTTTGAACTATTAGCAGAACTTGCCATCCAAAACCCTCCGATTCCAGTCATTGTGTTTACGGCTCAAGAAAGTTTTGCTGACCGTGTAAAAGTTGCCCGTTTAGGAGGACGAGGCTTTTTACAAAAACCTATTTCTCCGGCTGAAGTGATAGAAACCGTTAGTAAAGTTTTGCAAAAATCTCAATCTAATGTGGATAAATTATTAATTGTTGATGATAACTTAGAAATTTTAGATTGGTTGCGGACGGTATTACAACCTTGGGGATTACAATTAATTTTACTTGATGATCCCCAGCAATTTTGGAGTACCCTAGAACAATCTAACCCCGACTTACTGATTTTAGGGATTCATTTACCCGGTGTGAGTGGAGTAGAACTGTGTCAAGTTGTTCGTAATGATCCTAAATGGAATGACTTACCTGTGCTGATGCTTTCCTCTCAAAGGGATTCAGAAATTGTGCAGCAAGTGTTTATGGCAGGGGCGGATGATTATATTCAAAAACCCATTGTTGAGCCTGAACTCATTGCCCGCGTCTTTAATCGCCTAGAACGGAGTCAACTCAGGCGTAAAATTGTTGCTCAATGTTATCTGGGTACTAACCCGAACCCAAATCCGTTTAAAATGGAATGA
- a CDS encoding tRNA-(ms[2]io[6]A)-hydroxylase encodes MTAASFPKIKFLKIPTSPAWVEQAIANLDIILLDHSHCERKAAGVAINLMFRYPSSVKLIKELTAIAKEELEHFEQVNQWLERRGVPLAPLSAPPYGTRLNQQVRRDEPQRMLDLLLVSGLIEARSHERLGLLSQSCPDPELAKFYRGLMASEARHYGIYWGLATTYFELEIVTKRLEELATVESELLSTLYPEPRIHS; translated from the coding sequence ATGACGGCTGCCAGTTTCCCGAAAATAAAATTTCTGAAAATCCCTACCTCTCCAGCTTGGGTGGAACAGGCGATCGCGAATTTAGATATCATTTTACTGGATCATTCTCACTGTGAACGCAAAGCGGCAGGAGTGGCGATTAATTTAATGTTTCGCTATCCTTCAAGTGTGAAACTCATTAAAGAATTAACCGCAATTGCTAAAGAAGAATTAGAACATTTTGAACAAGTCAATCAATGGTTAGAACGGCGAGGGGTTCCCTTAGCACCGTTATCTGCACCGCCTTATGGTACTCGTTTAAATCAACAAGTGCGACGGGATGAACCCCAACGAATGTTAGATTTATTATTAGTTTCGGGATTAATTGAAGCCCGAAGTCATGAACGATTAGGGTTATTATCTCAATCTTGTCCTGATCCTGAACTCGCTAAATTTTATCGCGGATTAATGGCATCAGAAGCGAGACATTATGGCATTTATTGGGGATTAGCGACGACCTATTTTGAGTTAGAAATAGTCACAAAACGCTTAGAGGAATTAGCGACTGTAGAAAGTGAATTATTATCAACATTATATCCCGAACCGAGAATTCATAGTTAA
- a CDS encoding GNAT family N-acetyltransferase, translating to MNIQYQSFLIRDWQPQDRETAASLIASVLTEYGLGCEPCGADIDVYQVEEYYQQKGGEFWVIEENHQLVGTAGFYPISRGNKAVEIRKMYLLPEVRGKGLGKFLLLELEREIKAKGFQEIWIETATILKEAVQLYERYGYEPTTGVETKRCDLVYKKVINS from the coding sequence ATGAATATTCAATATCAATCCTTTTTAATTCGAGATTGGCAACCGCAGGATCGAGAAACTGCGGCGAGTTTAATTGCTTCTGTTTTAACGGAATATGGTTTAGGATGTGAACCCTGTGGCGCAGATATAGATGTGTACCAAGTGGAAGAATATTATCAACAGAAAGGGGGAGAATTTTGGGTAATAGAAGAGAATCATCAATTAGTGGGAACCGCAGGGTTTTACCCAATTTCGAGGGGAAATAAGGCGGTAGAAATTAGAAAAATGTATTTATTACCAGAGGTGAGGGGAAAAGGATTAGGAAAATTTTTATTATTAGAGTTAGAACGGGAGATTAAAGCAAAAGGGTTTCAAGAAATTTGGATAGAAACAGCAACAATATTAAAAGAAGCTGTCCAACTTTATGAACGTTATGGCTATGAACCGACAACAGGAGTGGAAACAAAACGCTGTGATTTGGTTTATAAAAAAGTTATTAATTCATGA
- a CDS encoding PAS domain S-box protein, translating to MAISEVVSSFPEPNYQVIYASTWDERWQINQLLGVIHDLILMVDSEHQEIQVLPTQAPADLTFESNRIELILQQLQNKNQSPESISILQAVLTEQRARKIIYEYNHDPKNYRILTEIYPLSTTVVMVGIKDISDCPEGEIVLQNPSKQPDSKTPLPALQTTHQCLRKQIEERQRLENHLHTRKTELETLMDNAGDCIVRLDQKFRYLYANRRVTFLLGIPQKKLLGKTNQELGLPLSICKQWDWHAQLILDTGRPQQFEFDLETDEGYRSFQTLMVPEVQYQGKIKTLLATTRDITQQKTALAELKQQNKFLKLLTEITLKIRQSLQINLILKTTVDEVQKVLNVDRVIILKLNSSKGGTIVQEAVLPQWSSLLGQRIYALDLNLHAPDSALGDQVISFADVEQSNLEAGYLQLMQYFQVKASLIIPISLGEEESEMTLNKQQNYPEDVYNSSKLWGFLIIHQCVETRQWATLEINFLKQLAAQVGIALRQAELIAELNQAHQYLSCHFDNSPLAVIEWDQQLRIKRWSSQAERIFGWTASEMLGQQWSQFQGVFATDELEVTQQLISLIDGTQTHQILETQNRTQDGRVIDCEWYNSVVRDEDGCLVSLLSLAQNVSDRKQADQALIQSEERFRTIFEQAAVGFALVDPVGKMLRVNQRYCDITGYSEKELIGQTVHNLIDSQDLEEIDEFNCFQEDGFLKKFSLEKQYIRANGKLNWVQIFVSPLKGLWQGNNYIVLALEDIQERKQTEEALRKSEERWQLALRGNNDGIWDWNVQSHEVFFSPRWKEMLGYEEQETCEHLTQWKKRVHPDDLPGVMKAIRDHLDQKTPFYITEHRVQCKDGSYKWILDRGQALWDEAGNVLRMVGSYTDISDRKRVEQEIKQTRNFLKTIIDHLPVAVFVKSGKPEEFGVIKLWNKTCELLFGLTAEKSVGRCVDLDFPLEQANFFEQKDRAAFTQGFPEDILEEEIDSQSLGKRLLHTLKIPLYDEQNNPEYLICISEDITERKQAEIALKQSEARYSSMTNDVLDKSAVGIFILDANFHIVWINQALENYFGVQRETIIGQDKRNLIQEHIKYLFEDPESFAQRVLATYNNNQYIEHFECHILPTETREERWLEHISQPIQSGLYAGGRIEHYTDITDRKRAEEELHRVNRALRTISDCNQALVRATTETELLNAVCQILVDVGGYHFAWVGYPQLTAEKQIIPVARAGFESGYLDNLTITWNNNKSDQGPSGTAVRTGKTCVFQNILINSQDAPWKKQAQQRGYASSIALPLIMTPDQQEQHLDKELTTVVAEPFTPIPFAVLNLYSTQANAFNQAEVKLLKELVDDIVYGIVALRIRASHAETEKKFRQLAENIDDVFWITNAQGNQIIYVSSAYQKIWRRDSTELYENFQTFIDSIHPDDQQRVLPALQSLDGVGFDLEYRILRPDGSCRWIWDRGFPILNETGQLERRAGIAKDITHRKQTEQLLRQNNEELELRVVQRTAELETANERLQFELMQRHRTEFKLRKSEEQYRTLVKNFPNGAVFLVDPDFRYTIADGMGLVAKGLSRYLLEGKTIWQALPSSLLKTVEPLYRSALAGEVTISEVEYDGRIYYHQALPVRNEQGEILAGMVVMQDITESKQAEAERDKLIAIIEATPDFISSAKPEGEVVYYNQSARRMLGLDIEGKITDQIIPKNHPQWANNIIDNEGIPTAVRDGSWIGETSLISYDGREIPLSQLIIAHKNNEGQVHLLSTIARDITEQKQSQANLREAERRWRSLLENVRLLVVGLDRQGKVEYVNPFFLEITGYTQTEVLGKNWLDSFKSNPTQRPSLPQFSDLLDYYFKPYDQQLILTKSGEEKIIAWNNTVLKNLQGNAIGMMSIGEDITERYAIERMKDEFISVVSHELRTPLTSIHGGLNLLSTGLVKPNTERGQHVMKIAAESAERLVRLVNDILELERLESGKICLSKQEVNATDLLLRATEQMQVMANRAGINLQACSQNLEFYADPDRILQVLTNLLSNAIKFSESGDTVWLSVQEELGENSADNRTILFKIQDQGRGIPPDKIERIFERFHQVDASDSRKKGGTGLGLAICRSIVEQHGGRIWVNSQLDEGSCFYFTLPIERQKEVNHDHKTNFNY from the coding sequence ATGGCTATCTCAGAAGTTGTTTCTTCCTTTCCTGAACCAAACTATCAAGTTATTTATGCCTCAACTTGGGATGAGCGATGGCAAATCAATCAACTCTTGGGAGTCATTCACGATTTGATCCTGATGGTGGATAGTGAACATCAAGAAATTCAAGTTTTACCCACTCAAGCCCCAGCTGATTTAACCTTTGAATCTAACCGAATTGAGTTGATTTTGCAACAGCTACAAAACAAAAATCAGTCTCCTGAATCAATCTCAATCCTTCAAGCAGTTTTAACCGAGCAAAGAGCCCGTAAAATTATCTATGAATACAATCATGACCCAAAAAATTATAGAATTTTAACAGAAATTTATCCCTTATCAACAACTGTTGTAATGGTGGGAATTAAGGATATTAGTGACTGTCCAGAGGGAGAAATTGTTCTGCAAAATCCATCGAAACAACCGGATAGCAAAACCCCTCTTCCCGCCTTACAAACAACCCATCAATGTTTAAGAAAGCAAATTGAAGAACGACAACGGCTTGAAAACCACCTGCATACTCGTAAAACAGAGTTAGAAACTTTAATGGATAATGCGGGAGATTGTATTGTCCGCCTCGATCAAAAATTTCGCTATCTGTATGCTAATCGTAGAGTTACTTTCCTATTAGGAATTCCTCAAAAAAAATTGCTGGGAAAAACAAATCAAGAATTAGGTCTTCCTCTATCAATTTGTAAGCAGTGGGATTGGCACGCTCAACTTATTTTAGATACAGGTCGGCCGCAACAATTTGAGTTCGACTTAGAAACCGATGAAGGATATCGGTCATTTCAAACCTTAATGGTTCCTGAAGTTCAATATCAAGGAAAAATTAAAACTTTATTAGCAACAACACGAGATATTACCCAGCAAAAAACTGCCTTAGCTGAACTCAAGCAACAAAATAAATTTTTGAAATTATTAACAGAAATTACCTTAAAAATACGTCAATCTTTACAAATTAATTTAATTTTAAAAACAACGGTTGATGAGGTACAAAAGGTTTTAAATGTTGATCGAGTGATCATATTAAAATTAAATTCATCTAAGGGAGGAACCATTGTTCAAGAAGCTGTTTTACCTCAATGGTCATCTTTATTAGGTCAAAGAATTTATGCTTTGGATTTGAATCTGCACGCTCCCGATTCTGCTCTGGGTGATCAAGTCATTAGTTTTGCCGATGTTGAGCAAAGTAATTTAGAAGCTGGCTATTTACAGTTAATGCAATATTTTCAAGTGAAAGCTAGTTTAATTATTCCGATTTCGTTGGGAGAAGAAGAGAGTGAGATGACTCTAAACAAACAACAAAATTATCCAGAAGATGTCTACAATTCTTCAAAATTATGGGGATTTCTGATCATTCATCAATGTGTAGAAACTCGACAATGGGCGACTTTAGAAATCAACTTTTTAAAACAACTCGCAGCCCAAGTGGGAATTGCCTTAAGACAAGCAGAATTAATAGCAGAATTAAACCAAGCTCATCAGTATTTGTCCTGCCATTTTGATAATTCCCCCTTAGCCGTTATTGAGTGGGATCAACAACTGAGAATTAAACGCTGGTCATCCCAAGCTGAGAGAATTTTTGGCTGGACAGCTAGTGAAATGTTAGGTCAACAATGGTCACAATTTCAGGGCGTTTTTGCCACGGATGAGTTAGAAGTAACACAACAACTAATTTCCTTAATTGATGGTACGCAAACCCATCAAATTCTGGAAACTCAAAATCGGACTCAAGACGGTAGAGTGATTGATTGTGAGTGGTATAATTCCGTTGTTCGAGATGAAGATGGCTGTTTAGTATCCCTATTATCTTTAGCTCAAAATGTGAGCGATCGCAAACAAGCTGACCAAGCTTTAATTCAAAGTGAAGAGCGATTTCGTACTATTTTTGAACAAGCGGCTGTCGGATTTGCCCTGGTTGATCCGGTGGGAAAAATGCTCCGCGTGAATCAACGTTATTGTGATATTACAGGATATTCTGAAAAAGAATTAATTGGTCAAACGGTTCATAATCTGATCGATTCCCAAGATTTAGAAGAAATTGATGAGTTCAACTGTTTTCAAGAAGACGGTTTTCTCAAAAAATTTTCCTTAGAAAAACAGTATATTCGCGCCAATGGGAAATTAAATTGGGTACAAATTTTTGTTTCTCCTCTGAAGGGATTATGGCAAGGAAACAACTATATTGTCTTAGCTTTAGAAGATATTCAAGAACGCAAACAAACCGAAGAAGCGTTGCGAAAAAGTGAAGAACGATGGCAACTGGCTTTAAGAGGAAATAACGATGGAATTTGGGATTGGAATGTTCAATCCCATGAAGTTTTTTTCTCCCCGCGCTGGAAAGAAATGTTAGGGTATGAGGAACAAGAAACCTGTGAACATTTAACTCAATGGAAAAAACGAGTTCATCCTGATGATTTACCGGGGGTGATGAAGGCAATTCGAGACCATTTAGATCAAAAAACACCCTTTTATATTACCGAACATCGCGTACAATGCAAAGATGGCAGTTATAAATGGATTTTAGACCGGGGCCAAGCTCTTTGGGATGAAGCTGGAAATGTGCTCCGAATGGTGGGATCTTATACGGATATTAGCGATCGCAAACGAGTAGAACAAGAAATTAAACAAACCCGAAATTTCTTAAAAACGATTATTGATCATTTACCCGTTGCTGTCTTTGTTAAAAGTGGAAAACCTGAAGAATTTGGAGTGATTAAACTTTGGAATAAAACCTGTGAACTGCTGTTTGGTTTAACCGCAGAAAAATCCGTTGGACGCTGTGTTGATCTAGACTTTCCCCTAGAACAAGCTAACTTTTTTGAACAAAAAGATCGAGCCGCTTTTACCCAAGGATTTCCTGAAGATATTCTCGAAGAAGAAATCGATAGTCAAAGTTTAGGGAAACGACTCTTGCATACCCTAAAAATTCCCCTTTATGATGAGCAGAATAACCCTGAATACTTAATTTGTATTTCTGAAGATATTACGGAGCGTAAACAGGCAGAAATAGCGTTAAAACAAAGCGAAGCTCGCTATAGTTCTATGACTAATGATGTTTTAGATAAATCTGCTGTCGGAATTTTCATTTTAGATGCTAACTTTCATATTGTTTGGATTAATCAAGCTTTAGAAAATTACTTTGGAGTTCAACGAGAAACGATTATTGGTCAAGATAAACGAAACTTAATTCAAGAACACATTAAATATCTCTTTGAAGACCCTGAAAGTTTTGCTCAACGGGTTCTAGCCACCTATAATAATAATCAATATATTGAACATTTTGAATGCCATATTCTGCCGACGGAAACCCGCGAGGAACGCTGGTTAGAACATATTAGCCAACCCATTCAAAGCGGACTTTATGCCGGAGGTCGAATTGAACATTATACAGATATTACAGATCGCAAACGGGCAGAAGAAGAATTACACCGGGTTAACCGAGCTTTAAGAACTATTAGTGACTGTAATCAAGCCTTAGTCAGAGCCACGACAGAAACGGAATTATTAAATGCTGTTTGTCAGATTTTAGTTGATGTCGGTGGCTATCATTTTGCTTGGGTGGGTTATCCACAACTGACCGCAGAAAAACAAATTATTCCGGTTGCTAGAGCCGGATTTGAATCGGGCTATTTAGACAATTTAACGATTACTTGGAATAATAATAAATCAGATCAAGGGCCATCGGGAACGGCTGTCAGAACAGGAAAAACCTGTGTTTTTCAAAATATTTTGATCAATTCCCAGGATGCACCTTGGAAAAAACAGGCGCAACAACGGGGTTATGCGTCCTCCATCGCCCTGCCTTTAATTATGACCCCAGACCAGCAAGAACAACATTTAGACAAAGAATTGACAACGGTTGTCGCTGAACCTTTTACTCCGATTCCCTTTGCTGTTCTCAACTTATATTCAACTCAAGCCAATGCTTTTAATCAAGCCGAAGTGAAATTACTCAAAGAATTGGTGGATGATATTGTCTATGGAATTGTAGCCTTAAGAATTCGAGCATCCCATGCAGAAACCGAGAAAAAATTCCGGCAATTAGCAGAGAATATTGATGATGTTTTTTGGATTACAAATGCTCAAGGTAATCAAATTATTTATGTGAGTTCCGCCTATCAAAAAATTTGGCGGCGAGATTCTACCGAACTTTATGAAAATTTCCAAACTTTTATTGATAGCATTCACCCCGATGATCAACAGCGTGTCTTACCAGCATTACAAAGTCTTGATGGGGTAGGATTTGATTTAGAATATCGCATCCTTCGCCCCGATGGATCTTGCCGTTGGATTTGGGATCGAGGATTTCCAATTCTCAATGAAACCGGACAATTAGAACGTCGAGCCGGAATTGCTAAAGATATCACCCATCGCAAACAAACCGAACAATTATTGCGACAAAATAATGAAGAATTAGAACTACGGGTGGTGCAACGAACGGCAGAATTAGAAACAGCTAACGAACGATTACAATTTGAATTAATGCAGCGACATCGCACGGAATTTAAACTGCGAAAAAGTGAAGAACAATATCGAACTTTAGTCAAAAATTTCCCCAATGGGGCTGTATTTTTAGTTGATCCCGATTTTCGGTATACCATTGCCGATGGCATGGGATTAGTCGCCAAGGGATTATCTCGATATCTGTTAGAAGGAAAAACGATTTGGCAAGCGTTGCCATCCTCTTTATTAAAAACCGTTGAACCGTTATATCGGTCTGCATTAGCTGGAGAAGTCACGATTTCAGAAGTGGAATATGACGGGCGAATTTATTATCATCAAGCCTTACCCGTTCGCAATGAACAGGGAGAAATTTTAGCCGGAATGGTCGTGATGCAGGATATTACAGAGAGCAAACAAGCGGAGGCAGAACGAGATAAACTGATTGCTATTATTGAAGCAACTCCTGACTTTATTTCCTCAGCAAAACCTGAAGGAGAAGTCGTTTATTATAACCAATCTGCTCGCCGAATGTTAGGATTAGATATAGAGGGAAAAATCACTGATCAAATTATTCCTAAAAATCATCCCCAATGGGCAAATAATATCATTGACAATGAAGGAATCCCTACAGCAGTTCGAGACGGATCTTGGATTGGTGAAACTTCATTAATTAGTTATGATGGACGAGAAATTCCCCTTTCTCAACTGATTATTGCCCATAAAAATAATGAAGGACAGGTACACCTTTTATCTACCATTGCCCGCGATATTACAGAACAGAAACAAAGTCAAGCAAATTTACGCGAAGCCGAACGACGGTGGCGGAGTTTATTAGAAAATGTTCGGCTATTAGTGGTGGGATTGGATCGTCAGGGGAAAGTTGAATATGTTAATCCTTTTTTCCTGGAAATTACGGGGTATACCCAAACGGAAGTTTTAGGGAAAAATTGGCTAGATAGTTTTAAATCCAATCCGACTCAACGGCCAAGCTTGCCTCAATTTTCTGACTTATTAGATTATTATTTTAAACCCTATGATCAACAGTTGATTTTAACGAAGTCAGGAGAAGAAAAAATTATTGCTTGGAATAATACCGTCTTGAAAAATTTACAAGGAAATGCCATTGGGATGATGAGTATTGGGGAAGATATTACCGAACGCTATGCCATCGAACGAATGAAAGATGAATTTATTTCCGTTGTCAGTCATGAATTACGAACGCCATTAACCTCAATTCATGGGGGATTAAATTTATTATCTACCGGGTTAGTGAAACCGAACACTGAACGCGGCCAACACGTCATGAAAATTGCCGCAGAAAGTGCGGAACGGTTAGTGAGATTGGTTAACGATATCTTAGAATTAGAACGGTTAGAATCGGGTAAAATTTGTCTATCCAAACAAGAAGTCAATGCGACAGATTTACTCTTGCGGGCAACGGAACAAATGCAGGTGATGGCTAATCGAGCCGGGATTAATTTACAAGCTTGTAGTCAAAACCTAGAATTTTATGCTGATCCTGATCGGATATTACAAGTTCTTACGAATTTATTAAGTAATGCTATTAAGTTTTCCGAATCCGGCGATACGGTTTGGTTAAGTGTTCAGGAGGAACTCGGAGAAAATAGTGCAGACAATCGAACAATTTTGTTTAAAATTCAAGATCAAGGTCGAGGAATTCCCCCCGATAAAATTGAACGAATTTTCGAGCGATTTCATCAAGTGGATGCCTCCGACTCTCGAAAAAAAGGTGGAACTGGGTTAGGATTAGCAATCTGTCGCTCCATTGTGGAACAACACGGGGGGCGGATTTGGGTGAATAGTCAATTAGATGAAGGTAGTTGTTTTTACTTCACCCTTCCAATTGAGAGACAAAAAGAGGTAAACCATGACCACAAAACGAATTTTAATTATTGA